Part of the Sodalinema gerasimenkoae IPPAS B-353 genome is shown below.
CCCAAGGCATCTCCGATAGACATTAATAGGTAATAGCCAAAGATGACAAGAACACTAATGCCAAAGCCTCGGGAGGCGCTGGTGCGTTGGGGGGTTGTGCCGAGAGCGGAGCCGACGAGGGCAAAAGCAATACAGGCAAAGGGAATCGCGAAGCGCTGTTGAATGCGAATCTGTAGGCGACGGACTTGATCCTCCCGTCCACTTTGTTTGAGAATCTCCAAACGAGCTATGGCTTGGGCGAGGTTCATTTGGGGATAATCTCGGTCTTGAGCTAAGTCTAAGGGGGCGCGAGGTAAGGGATAGCGATGTTGGTCAAATTTGGCGATGTTCACATAGGAGCCGTCGGGGGCGATCGCATAGCTTTTAACGCCGAAGAAATCCCAGACATTGCTGGTGGGGTTCCAGGTAGCAGATTCAGCAAAAATAAGGCGATCTAATGTCGGTTCAGAGCGATCAAGGACAATCACTCCATACATCCGTTCTTCTTCCCGATTAAAGGTTTCGGCATAGAACAGACGCACGAGAGTATCCTCGCGAACCTCCTCCCCTCGTTGTAAACGACCAATTTCGGGGTAGAGAGTATTGCGCTGAAAGAGAATCGCATCCTGAGAGCGCACGGCCCGGTTAAAAAGCTGTTCAGCCTGGTAAAGACTCTCGGGGACTACTACTTGGTCAAAGGTGAACGTGAGCAGGGTAATCAGGAGTCCAAAAATCAGCGCGGGGCGCACGATTCGGGTTAAGCTGACCCCACAACTGCGTAGGGCCACCAGTTCACTATCGCTAGAGAGTCGGGAATAGGCAATTAGAGTCCCCAGGAGCATGGCCATGGGGAACGACAGAGAGATGTAGTAGGGCAGTTGCAGCAGGAATACCTGCAAGGCAATCTCAAAGGAGATGTTGGCGTTGGTCATTTGCCGCACCAACTCAAACACAATCCCCACCGCGATACCAATGGACGAAAACGCCCCAACCCCAAACAAAAAGGGTGGAAGCGTCTCGCCAATG
Proteins encoded:
- a CDS encoding LptF/LptG family permease, which gives rise to MKSLPFRPGNLIPGLSIMDRYIIGETLPPFLFGVGAFSSIGIAVGIVFELVRQMTNANISFEIALQVFLLQLPYYISLSFPMAMLLGTLIAYSRLSSDSELVALRSCGVSLTRIVRPALIFGLLITLLTFTFDQVVVPESLYQAEQLFNRAVRSQDAILFQRNTLYPEIGRLQRGEEVREDTLVRLFYAETFNREEERMYGVIVLDRSEPTLDRLIFAESATWNPTSNVWDFFGVKSYAIAPDGSYVNIAKFDQHRYPLPRAPLDLAQDRDYPQMNLAQAIARLEILKQSGREDQVRRLQIRIQQRFAIPFACIAFALVGSALGTTPQRTSASRGFGISVLVIFGYYLLMSIGDALGLSRLVPPWFAGWLPTLIAITAGILLLVRSSRLR